The Thermodesulfobacteriota bacterium region ATCGGGGTTTAGTACACCGGCTCCCACTCGTAGAAATATGTCGGTCACGTCATCAAACACGCGGCGGCCATTAGGGTGTCCGCCAAAATCGCCAGCAAGCGCGCCCAGTCGGCTTCTATTCAGCGGGTCCGTTGTGAAAGCAACGTTCAGCCTAAGCAGGTCGGCTATCGGGCCTTCGCCTGCCGGATTACAGCCTGCGCAAATCGGCGGAATGTACAGCACGAGGGGCAGCAAGTCATTACGCGGCCCTGGGGGGATATTGACCCCAAACTCTGTATTGAGCAAGGTTGCCGCAAGCGGCTGGGGGAGGAAGAAGTCGGCAAACTGAGCGTCATCCTGAGGTTCACTCATGCTAAATAGGTCCTTCGAGCCCGTGCCTATAATCAGCTCATTAATCAAAGGGTTGCCCATGCGCTGAATCTGCACTAGCTCAGCATCTGGCGGAATTGGTTGACCAAAAGTTCTAAATGTCGGGCGGAAGGTTGCTCCGTACGTACCAATCACCGCGTTTGGAGAGTCCGCTGGGGGTATACCCTCACCCAATGTAACAGCGTCGATAGGCACTTCAAGTGCAATGATATTCACATTGAACCCGGATACGTCATCCCTGGCAGCGCCTACGATTATACCGTCGGCGTCATCTTGTCCCTGAAGCACAACCACAGGTGTATTAAGAGAATCAAATGTCCCCCCAAGGTCAATATAGAATGGGTCATCAACGGTCCCGGCAAATACCCGAATCTGGGTGCCGTCGCACAGCTCCACTGTAAATATGCCCTGACCGGCCAGGTCCTCATAATTAGGCATTGTTTTTGGACCGACGTTCGATGGAACGGCAATAAGGGGATTTTCATTTGTGTCCACGCTTATTGGTGCACATGCGACAGATCCGTCTCCGTTCAAGACGGCCACCGTGTAGGTCTGACGTAAGTTAATGCCGGCATCACCATCACCAAAAAGCTCGGTGATGGGCGGAATCGGGCCAAAATTAAGATTTCCCACAAAGCCGGTGAATACGCCCGGCAGGCGGATTTCCGTAAAAAATCGGAATTCATAAATGATATCATCCACGGCGTCCCGGTTATTGTCCACAATAAGCCTATAGGCAATCTCGGGGTCGAATGGAAAATAGTTAGGACCGTTAGAAGGCTCTAGCAGAGGGTCCACACCCAAAATCATTG contains the following coding sequences:
- a CDS encoding DUF4331 domain-containing protein — its product is MWNKASFRILSFLALAVLLGIVFLVPKTEAANHREAPITALDRTADITDWFAFRSYEPGRENTLTMILGVDPLLEPSNGPNYFPFDPEIAYRLIVDNNRDAVDDIIYEFRFFTEIRLPGVFTGFVGNLNFGPIPPITELFGDGDAGINLRQTYTVAVLNGDGSVACAPISVDTNENPLIAVPSNVGPKTMPNYEDLAGQGIFTVELCDGTQIRVFAGTVDDPFYIDLGGTFDSLNTPVVVLQGQDDADGIIVGAARDDVSGFNVNIIALEVPIDAVTLGEGIPPADSPNAVIGTYGATFRPTFRTFGQPIPPDAELVQIQRMGNPLINELIIGTGSKDLFSMSEPQDDAQFADFFLPQPLAATLLNTEFGVNIPPGPRNDLLPLVLYIPPICAGCNPAGEGPIADLLRLNVAFTTDPLNRSRLGALAGDFGGHPNGRRVFDDVTDIFLRVGAGVLNPDFNVAPNNQLGDGVNRNDFPVNGNGGGGNSQTSTAVTRQQNLNDLGYQDIFPYVAFAQDGRDSRHVDRFEPLTLGGDENGGNGGGCAIADAGTGNMSNLASTFGTFLIPVLFVFVRRFINKNNKN